CGGGTCCAGATCGATGATCTCGGCCGCGTAGCACCAGCAGCGTGTTACATCGATCACCGCGCCGACGCCCTCCTTACGGAACAGCTCAAAACAGCGCGCGGCCTCCGCCGCGCCGCCCGTCGTGAAATCGGGCACCACGCACCCAACCGGGAGGCCGCACGCATGCCTGAGGGCGCCGGTTATGAGTTCGGCCGCGGAAAGCGCCATGGCCATGATCGGCTCCTCAAGCGATTCCCGGACGCCGTTTCGGCGCCCGTCGATCACCGGGCGTATGCCGATCTTCGGCAGTCGGCCGTTTTGCCCGTTTCCC
This region of Spirochaetota bacterium genomic DNA includes:
- the fucI gene encoding L-fucose isomerase (catalyzes the conversion of the aldose L-fucose into the corresponding ketose L-fuculose) produces the protein MRIHAPGNGQNGRLPKIGIRPVIDGRRNGVRESLEEPIMAMALSAAELITGALRHACGLPVGCVVPDFTTGGAAEAARCFELFRKEGVGAVIDVTRCWCYAAEIIDLDP